Proteins found in one Geomonas subterranea genomic segment:
- a CDS encoding archaeosortase/exosortase family protein, translating to MHKTKAWENAEGASHHPVRPLVKTCLLFAGYMAGLHVLLWLSVPVWKATDPMREFTTHTTSFLLNQFHIHNTVNGYSIMLKNDTWLVTQECTAVNVLILFTSFVLAYAASLKAKVMALATGIPFIIAANLARLVSLGFLTELFPRRAHFFHDFVWETIFVVLVIAMWLLWIRMVVMHEESHSVSG from the coding sequence GTGCATAAGACAAAAGCTTGGGAAAACGCGGAAGGGGCTTCGCATCACCCCGTTCGGCCTCTGGTAAAAACCTGCCTGCTCTTCGCCGGCTATATGGCCGGTCTGCATGTTCTCCTGTGGCTTTCGGTGCCTGTCTGGAAGGCAACGGATCCCATGCGGGAATTTACCACCCATACGACCTCCTTCCTTTTGAACCAGTTTCACATCCATAACACCGTCAACGGCTACTCTATCATGTTGAAAAACGACACCTGGCTGGTTACCCAGGAATGCACCGCGGTGAATGTGTTGATCCTTTTCACTTCATTCGTGCTTGCCTATGCTGCTTCCCTAAAGGCCAAGGTCATGGCCCTCGCCACTGGCATCCCGTTCATCATTGCAGCCAATCTGGCAAGGCTGGTAAGCCTTGGTTTTTTAACGGAGCTTTTTCCACGGCGAGCACATTTTTTCCATGATTTCGTGTGGGAGACCATTTTCGTAGTTCTCGTCATCGCGATGTGGCTTTTGTGGATCAGGATGGTGGTAATGCATGAAGAGAGTCATTCTGTTTCTGGGTAA